Proteins from a genomic interval of Diceros bicornis minor isolate mBicDic1 chromosome 34, mDicBic1.mat.cur, whole genome shotgun sequence:
- the LOC131397459 gene encoding vomeronasal type-1 receptor 1-like produces the protein MSYQKDVLRTTGKLAVKTSALLQIGVGTLANIILFFYNVSPILLGHRQRPTHVVLTHMAVANLLALLSSAIPHTTAAFVLRSPLSSVGCKFSYYIYRVARNTTMCSTCVLSTYQFFTLIPGRVEWTMLRGRTPKVIGPFCCTCWMISFLTNVFIPVKVAGPQDMENDTDVQGKWFCPSSNFTSRMVILLSISDVMFIFLMVWSGGSIVLLLHRHHQRVQHIHTPNGYHKCPPETRAAHTILMLVVTFVIPYMLNSILAFYITAFLDARPWLMHISHILALCFPTFSPLLLILRDPRAPSFCS, from the coding sequence ATGTCTTATCAGAAAGATGTCCTAAGAACCACAGGGAAGCTGGCTGTGAAAACCAGCGCCCTCTTACAGATTGGGGTTGGGACTCTGGCCAATATCATTCTCTTCTTCTATAATGTCTCTCCAATCTTGCTTGGCCACAGGCAGAGGCCCACACACGTGGTTCTCACCCACATGGCTGTGGCCAATCTCTTGGCTCTTCTCTCCAGTGCAATTCCCCACACGACAGCTGCTTTTGTTTTGAGGAGCCCCCTGTCCTCTGTCGGGTGTAAATTTTCATATTATATATACAGAGTGGCTCGAAACACCACCATGTGTTCCACCTGTGTCCTCAGCACCTATCAATTCTTCACTCTCATTCCCGGGAGAGTGGAGTGGACGATGCTCAGAGGAAGAACACCTAAGGTCATTGGTCCATTCTGTTGTACCTGCTGGATGATCAGTTTCTTAACGAATGTCTTTATTCCTGTGAAAGTCGCTGGTCCACAGGACATGGAAAATGATACTGACGTCCAAGGGAAGTGGTTCTGTCCATCCTCAAATTTCACTTCACGCATGGTTATCTTGTTGTCCATCTCTGATGTCATGTTTATTTTCCTCATGGTCTGGTCGGGTGGTTCCATTGTGCTTCTCCTGCACAGACACCACCAGAGAGTGCAGCATATTCACACCCCCAATGGCTACCACAAATGCCCACCAGAGACCAGAGCCGCCCACACCATCCTCATGTTGGTGGTCACTTTTGTCATCCCTTACATGCTGAATTCCATTCTTGCTTTTTATATCACTGCCTTTTTAGATGCTCGTCCATGGTTGATGCACATCTCTCATATTTTGGCTTTATGTTTCCCCACTTTTAGCCCCTTACTGCTGATCCTTAGGGATCCCAGAGCTCCTAGTTTCTGCTCCTGA